The Skermanella rosea sequence TGGTGGTGCGCTCGATGAAGCGGCGCTCCTGCTCCTCGTCGCTGACCGAGAACCAGTACTTGATCAGGATGATGCCGGACTCCACCAGCATCTCCTCGAACAGCGGGCAGGAGCGCAGGAACTCCTTGTATTCGTCGTCGGTGCAGAAGCCCATCACCTTCTCGACGCCGGCGCGGTTGTACCAGCTGCGGTCGAACAGGACGATCTCTCCCTTGGCGGGCAGCTGGGCGGCGTAGCGCTGGAAGTACCATTGCCCCCGCTCCTTCTCGGTCGGGGTGCCCAGCGCCACGATTCGGCAGACGCGCGGGTTCAGACTCTCGGCGATGCGCTTGATCACGCCGCCCTTGCCGGCCGCGTCGCGTCCCTCGAAGATGATGCAGACCTTCAGCCCCTCGACCCGCACCCATTCCTGGAGCTTGATCAGCTCGAACTGCAGCTTCGCCAGCTCGTCGACGTACTTGTACTTCTTCACCGGTTTGCCCGGCACGTGACCGGTCGCCATGTCGTGCCAGTGGGCCTCGACCGCGGCGACCTCCCGGGCGTCGCGCAGCACCTCCCCCGCCAGTTCCAGGACCGCCTTCTTCTTTTTCTTCCCGCCCGTCTTCACGTCGCCCATGGCCGCATCCACCCGGTGGCTGGTTCCAATCATGTCAACAGTATTACAACCGAATCGACTGACGGGAGGATGGGACACATTACCGCTGCCGCGGAACAGCGGGCGGCATGGCGCTAAAAGGTATCTTTACCGTTACCGGGATATACCCCGCTCATCGGTTATGGGGTGCCTGGGAACTTCGCTGTGATCATGAACGTGCTGGAAGTCGCGGTTTTCGCGATGGTCGCCCTGGGTCCACACCAGCAGCCCTTCACCTGCGAAGTCTCGATCGGCGGCGTCCGGTGCTCGCACGGGATCGCCGCCTTCCGCGACGGCGCCAACGACATCATCATGTCCGACGGCGTCAAGGTGGCGAAGTCGCCCAAGGGCGAGCTTCTGTTCTCCAACGGGATCCAGGCCCACATGGACTCGCTCGGCTGGGTCCAGTTCTCCAACGGAACCGCGGTGCGGCGCGAAGGGACGGAGAAGTTCCGCTTCAGCACCGGCATGGTCTGCCGCTACACGGCGGTGGGCCGGGTCAGCTGCGCCCGGGAATGAGGGTGCCGAAGGCATCCGCCGCGGTCGCGATCTCCCGCAGCTTGGCGTGCCATGCGGACCAGTCGTCCGCCTCGGCGATCGGCGCCCATAGGGCTTCGATCTCCTCGATCAGAAGCGTGCAGGGCTCGCCCCTGAAGTAGGGATGCGACAGGTTGGCGGCCGGCGTCGGCCGCCGTTCCACCAGGCCGGCGCGGACCGGGGCGAAATCGTCCCCGGCATAGAGTTCGGCGACCGGGCTTTCCCCGGCGCGCCGCTCGCTCTCCGGGCCGCCGCGCCAGTCGAAGAAGAAGCGTTCGAACGGCACCCGGCTCGACGCCATGAAGCCGTACAGCGCACTGACGAAATCAAGGTCCGCGGCAGGCTCGCCGTGCTCCAGCGCCAGCCGGTCCAGGGTCGCCCGGGCCAGCGCCCCGGCGAACAGGGCGTCGAATCCGTTGACCGCGAGTTCCAGCTTGGCCGGCGACGTGAAGGGAAGCAGGCATTCGGCCAGCCGGCACAGGTTCCAGCGCAGCGCGTTGGGCTGGCGGCCGAAGGCGTACAGCCCGGCCTGATCGAAATAGGCCGCGACGAATTTGGGATCGTACACCGGCAGGAAACGGTAGGGACCATAGTCGAAGCTCTCGCCCGTCATGGTCACGTTGTCGGTGTTGATGACACCGTGGACGAAACCGGCGGCGGTCCATTCCGCGCCCATGCGGGCGACGTTCGCGCAGGCGCGCTCGAAGAAGGCCAGGGTCCGCGCGCCCTCGTCCTCGCTCCAGGCGTCCGGCATGTAATGACGGATGCCATGGTCCACCAGCCGCCGCAGGCTGGTCTGGTCGCCCAGATAGGCCAGGCGCTGGAAGGTGCCGATCCGGAGGTGGGAATGGCTGAGCCGGACTAGCACGGACGAGCGGGTCGGTGACGGCTCGTCGCCCCGGAACAGGTTCTCGCCGGTCTCGATCAGGCTGAAGCTTTTGGAGGTGTTGACGCCGCGGGCCTCCAGCAGCTCGGTCGCCAGGACCTCCCGGATGCCGCCCTTCAGCGTCAGGCGGCCGTCCGCCCCGCGCGACCACGGCGTCTCGCCGCTGCCCTTGGTGCCGAGGTCGAGCAGGCGTCCGTCCACCGGGTCGCGGAGCTGGGCGAACAGGAAGCCCCGGCCGTCGCCGAGCTGCGGATTGTAGTTGCGGAACTGATGGCCGTGGTAGCGCAGCGCCAGCGGCCGTTCCAGGCTGCCGGGCAGCGGTTCGAAGCGGCCGAAATGCGCGATCCACTCGGTCTCGGTCAGATTTCCCAGTCCGACCCGGTCGGCCCAGCGGTCGTTGCGCCAGCGCAGGACATGCTTGGGGAAATCCGCGGGCTCCACCGCGTCGAAGAAGGCGTCCCCCAACTCCTCGTGGTGACGGGCGGGAAGAAATCCGGCTGGGTCCGGTTCGGCCATGGGTGATCCCCGATCAGAATGGTTTCGCCAAGGTGCCGCAACGATACGGCACCGGCACCTGTACCAAGGCCAACATGCGCCACGGATAACCATCACGATACGCCGGTTCCGCGGACAAGTAATAAAATCCAATCCATTCCAGTGATATATTGCATTAACGCCGATGTGATATTCGGAAAGGCGTCGAGCGTCGCCCACCTGGAGAGCTTCTGAATGAGTTCGGCCGATCTAATCGGACAGATCATGGAAAAACCGGCGGAGTTCGCTCCGTCCACCTTCGCCCAGCGGGGGGTGGCGGTCGACTTCACCACGCCGTTGCTCGTCCAGGCGCGCATCAGGCAGGCGAACGGCGACGCCGTGGAACTTATCCTGCCGAATCTCGCCGGGGGCCGGGGCTCTTATATATTGGCTTGGCGCTCCCTGGTGCAGTTCGCCACGATCACCATGCACGACCACGCGCTCTACGAGTCCGTGCTGCGCGTCGAGCGGATCGATCCCGCCACCGTGCGCACCGCGACGCTCGGAGTCGCGGCGGAAGGGCTGGCCGGCCGTGACGCCATGCGCCGCGCCCAGGCCCTTCTCGGCCAGGAGAAGGAGGAGGCGCTGCTGACCAACTTCCTGCTGGTCGTCGACCTGCTCAAGCTGGCCGGCATCTCGGCCCAGGAACTCATGACGGGCCGTCCCGGCGAGGATACCGAAGCCCGCATGAAGCGGGCGATCTTCCAGGTCTCGGGGGCGCTCAACATCTCGCCGGAGATCCTCTACCAGCGGATCGAGAGCCTGACCCGGTCGACCTTCTCGGTCGGGCTGCCCTGGGCGCCGGCGCCCGGCCGGCTTCGGCGCCTGCTGCTCGACCTGGACTCGTTCCAGGAGACCGTGTCCCAATGGCAGAGCCGGGACATCTCCGGCGCCGCCGAGGTGGGCCGGTTCGCCGTCCAGGTCGCGATCCACACCACCACGATGGCGCGACTCGCCCTGGTGGAAACGGACGCGATGCTCCGCAACGTGCTGAGCATCATGCGCAACTGGGACCGCGATTCCAAGATAGTCAGCGGCCAGATGTCGCGCCTCGCGTGGCTGCTGGACGGGTGGTCCTACATCGTATCATTGTGGAGTTCGGTCGCGAACGAGCCGCACGAGCGGCAGCGCGACGTTATCCTGGACCTCGCGAGGCTCATCCCGGTGATGCCCAAGGAGGTTTCGGAATGGAGCGAAAGCGGGCTCGAGCAGGAAGCCCGGACGATCCAGCGCAAGTGGGTGCGGCTGAACCAGGATTGGCGCACCGGCAGGAACCTCCGTGACCAGGTCGTCCGGAACGAGTTGCTGAAGGGAGCCATGCGATGACGCTGAACTGGGCCGAACTGCAGCAACTGAGCGTCGCGATCGCCCAGGCGTCGGACGAGAAGCTGGTCCAGATCGTCAGGATGGTGGACACGCTGCCGGAACGGACGCAGCTGGACGACGCGATCGCCAAGGTCCGCCACCGGCTCTTCTGGCTGAAGCCCCCGCGCCCGCTGTCCATGGCCCGGATCCTGTTCTCCCCGGTGGAGGACCTGCTGGACACGCCGCTCCGCTACCGGCGCGGCACCCGGCGGTTCAACCGCGCCATCATCCGCCCGGTGGTCGACCTGGTCGAAGGCGGCCTGGGCGCCCAGAAGGCCGCCGCGATCAGGGCCGAGCTGACGGGCAAGACGACCCTGGACACGACCTTCATGCTGGCCCTGGGGGAGCGCCTGTGGCCGGTGGCGGCCGGGATCCTGGCGGATTTCGTCAAGCGGGCCCAGCTCGACGGGCGCCTCCGGATCGAACGGATCGGGCGCGACGACGACGTGCTGGTGCAGATCGCCGAGATGAGCGGCTTCCTGCAGCTCGGCGCGCAGATCGAGCGCATGAAGGCCGATCTGCCGCCCAAGCCGTTCGACGACCTCCAGGCACACCATGTCCAGCTGATCGAGGAAGCCTTCGTCACCCTGCCGACCCCCGAGGACGTCTCGCTGCTGACCCGCATCCTGCTGTCCCTGTCGGGAGAGCCGGCGAAGATCCTGGAGCTTCTGGAGCGGGTGAAGCTCCAGGCGACCCAGCGGCAGCGCGACATGCTGGTCGGCGACCTGACCCAGTCGGTGATCGACCGGCTGGGCGACGATGCGGAACGGCTGATCGACATCCCGGAGACCGACATCCAGGTGGCGGCCAAGGTCGCCAGCCGGCTGGTCAGCAGTCTGGACAGCCTGGGCCGCAAGCGCCAGTGGGGAACGGCCAACATCGACAACCGCACGCTCGACCGGACGCGCCGGGCGATCGGAGACTTCGTGATGGACAACCTGGACCGCACCGCCGGAAAAGCGGCGGCCTCCCGCGCGGCGGTCGCGACCAATCCCGGCACCTCCAGCGACGCCGAGGTGGCGGAGGCCGAGGACCGCGCCTCGGCGCTCCGCCAGTTCAGGGACCTGTCGCGCTCGCTCAAGATCGAGCACCAGACCAAGGCCAAGTTCGACTCCATCACCAGATCGATGGAGGCGGAGGCGATCGAGCAGATCCGGTCCGCGGTCAGGTGCGGACTGCCCCGCGCCGATATCAACCAGATCATCGTGGATCGGCTGCGGCTGTGCGACATCGTCGAAGGCTACGATCGAGTGAAGGAGCTGAAGGCCAAGCTGCTCGCCGCCGCGGGGTGAGCCGGCCCCGATGCCCCGTCACGCGGTCGGCCGCTCCGCCTCGGCGTCCGCGCGCGGCGCCTGCTTCCGCTGCCCGGTCGGACAGAGGTCGAGCAGGACGCAGCGGCCGCAGGCCGGATTCCGGAAATAGCAGCAGCGCTGGCCGTGCAGCATCATGACTTCGTGGTTATCGTAGATCTGCTGCGCGGTCCATTCCTCCGGCAGTTGGGCAGACAGGACGGCATGGGCGGGACCGACGGCGAGGGTGGCCGGGATCATGCCGGTGCGGACGGCGACCCGATGATGATGGCTGTCCACCGGCAGGGCCGGCCGCCGCAGCGTGCTGAAGCTAAGCACGGCGGCGCTGGTCTTGGGACCGACGCCGGACAGGGCCTCCAGCCAGGCTCTCGCCTCGGTGACCGGCAGGTCCGCCAGGAAGTCGAGCGACAGCTCGCCCCCTCGCCGCTCGGTGATTCCGCGCAGGATCTGCTGCAGGCGCGGAGCCTTCTGTTCCGGCCAGGTCACTCCGGAGATCACCTGCTGGATCTCGTCCGTCGGCGCATCGCGCACCGCCGTCCAGTCCGGATAGGCCGCCCGCAGCGCCTTGAAGGCCCGGCCCGAATCGGCATTGCGGGTCCGATGGGACAGCAGGGACGACACCAGCTCGCTGAGCGGGTCCAGGCTGTGGAAATAGGCCACCGGACAGTCGTAGGCGACGCAGAGCCTGTGGTGGATCTCCAGCACCTTCGCGGTCAGATCGTCCAGCTTCCCGGTCATCGGCAACCTCCTGTCGCAGAAACAGTGACTTAGGACGAACGGCTTCTCAGAAAAGCCCATGCAGCAGGGTCCGGCGGGAACGCCGGACCGTCACAACCAGTCCGGCGGCCCGACGCTGGATGTCCTGGCAACGGAAAGGATCGGCGCGGCGACCCGATTCGGCGAAGTCGCCGCCGCTGACCGCCTCGAACAGGCCGATCAGGTCGGCGTCCGCGTCGAACCGGAACACCCAGCTCTCGCGGTCGAGCAGGTCGAGCCACAGCTCGATCCGGCGCTGCAGGCCGAGGATCTCGGCGCGCAGGCGGACCCCCTCGACGCCCAGTTCGGCGGCCGGCAGGCTCCAGGTGCGTACGCCGGCCTCGGCGAAGCGCTCGATGTCGCGGCAGAGATCGTCGATCCGCGCCGACAGGTCGCCGCTGC is a genomic window containing:
- a CDS encoding endonuclease III domain-containing protein, with the translated sequence MTGKLDDLTAKVLEIHHRLCVAYDCPVAYFHSLDPLSELVSSLLSHRTRNADSGRAFKALRAAYPDWTAVRDAPTDEIQQVISGVTWPEQKAPRLQQILRGITERRGGELSLDFLADLPVTEARAWLEALSGVGPKTSAAVLSFSTLRRPALPVDSHHHRVAVRTGMIPATLAVGPAHAVLSAQLPEEWTAQQIYDNHEVMMLHGQRCCYFRNPACGRCVLLDLCPTGQRKQAPRADAEAERPTA
- the ppk2 gene encoding polyphosphate kinase 2 — translated: MIGTSHRVDAAMGDVKTGGKKKKKAVLELAGEVLRDAREVAAVEAHWHDMATGHVPGKPVKKYKYVDELAKLQFELIKLQEWVRVEGLKVCIIFEGRDAAGKGGVIKRIAESLNPRVCRIVALGTPTEKERGQWYFQRYAAQLPAKGEIVLFDRSWYNRAGVEKVMGFCTDDEYKEFLRSCPLFEEMLVESGIILIKYWFSVSDEEQERRFIERTTNPIKRWKLSPMDLESRKHWVEYSQAKDVMLKHTDLKRTPWYIVDADNKKRARLNCIAHLLRQIPYKDLLPEALELPPRQEDTGYKRPAKSDQRWVPGIY
- a CDS encoding protein adenylyltransferase SelO — encoded protein: MAEPDPAGFLPARHHEELGDAFFDAVEPADFPKHVLRWRNDRWADRVGLGNLTETEWIAHFGRFEPLPGSLERPLALRYHGHQFRNYNPQLGDGRGFLFAQLRDPVDGRLLDLGTKGSGETPWSRGADGRLTLKGGIREVLATELLEARGVNTSKSFSLIETGENLFRGDEPSPTRSSVLVRLSHSHLRIGTFQRLAYLGDQTSLRRLVDHGIRHYMPDAWSEDEGARTLAFFERACANVARMGAEWTAAGFVHGVINTDNVTMTGESFDYGPYRFLPVYDPKFVAAYFDQAGLYAFGRQPNALRWNLCRLAECLLPFTSPAKLELAVNGFDALFAGALARATLDRLALEHGEPAADLDFVSALYGFMASSRVPFERFFFDWRGGPESERRAGESPVAELYAGDDFAPVRAGLVERRPTPAANLSHPYFRGEPCTLLIEEIEALWAPIAEADDWSAWHAKLREIATAADAFGTLIPGRS